The Acidobacteriota bacterium genomic sequence TTCATGTTCGCGTGGCGCGACCCCGTCAGCGTATCGACGCGCGGCCGCCCCATCTGAGGCCCAAAGACCTTCAAGGCTTCGATATGCGCGAGGAGCTCATCCTGAACATCCTCGTCCAGCGCCTGGAACTCCGGCACGAACAGGCGATGGAAGTCGACGCCCCAAGCCACGATTGATTATGGATCCAGGGTCATATGGAGTCAAGACCATGCTGCCGCATGGTTGGGACCTTGCCGCATGGTCAGGCCTTGGCGGGAGCTTTCGATGGCTTGCGTCCCCTCGGCAGCTTCGAACGCTTCGCCTGGTGAGCGCGCTCGGCGCGGCGCGCCCACTTGGTCACCTCTCGTTCGACGATCGCTTGAAGTCGATCCTGCTGCGGCTTCGGCAACCAGGGCAGAAACCTGGGCATGCCCAAGTCCTCGTTCTGGCCTAACCACTCCAGCTTGAGCTTCGTGGACTCGAGCACTGCACCGGCGCATTGCATGGCGAGCTGCAGCGCTTGAAGCCCGTCAATGCCGAACACGTACCTCGGTCTCCGCCAAGTCGTGTTGAGGCCCGTAATCTGCAGGGCGCAGCCCCAGTCCGAGCCAGGTACAGCTTGGGGCACGGCAAGCGTAACGACGACAGGCTTGCCGCTGGGTGCCTTGAATACCCGTCGAGCGGCAATGCGTCGGATCGTCCGTGGTGCGGCGAAGGATTTGCTCATAAGGCCGAGCGAGATGGTATCAGGCGGCGGCGCGGAGTGCCTCGACGCGGTTCAACCAGCTCTTGATGTGGTTCCAACTGGCGCTGGTCAGGTCCACCAATATTACCAAGTCGTTCTAGATCAACATCTTGCAGCCATCGACCAGTCAAGCAGGCTCAGGCTGTTGACTCGCTATCGTGTTACGATGTCTTACATGAAGACATCCACCATCACGATTCGGCTCGACGACGCGCTCGGTCGAGAGCTCGATCAGGCGTGCGCGCGAAGCGGCCGAACCCGCAGCGAGCTGGCGCGCGATGCGCTGCGTAGGCAGCTCGCCTTGCTGCGCTTCGAGCGGCTGCGCAAGCGCACACTGCCGCTGGCTGAAGCGCAGGGATACCTCACCGACGAAGACATCTTTCGCGAAGTCTCGTGAAGGTCTTCTTCGACACGAACGTCGTGCTCGCGGCGTTTGCGACGCGGGGGTTGTGCGCGGATCTGTTCGCCCACGTCCTTCTCGAGCACGAACTGCTCGTCGGAGAGACAGTGATCCGCGAACTGCGAAGCAAACTCCGCCTCAAGCTGAAGCTCTCCAAGAATGCCATCAGCGAGATCGAGGCCCTGCTGCGCGACCAGACCGTCGTCAAGACCCCGACCGAGCACTTGAGCCTCGGCATCTCGGATCCCGACGATGAGTGGATCGTAGCGGAGGCCATGGCCGGCGACGCCGACGCCCTCGTCACGGGAGACGCCGCGCTCCAGAAGCTGGGCAGGCGGGCGCCGCTGCCGATCGTGTCGCCGAGAGGGTTGTGGGAGACGCTGCGCGGCGCCGAGCCCGGAGGATAGGGCGTTCAGGCGCACTCGGGGCCTGACGCTCGACTTAGCGCGTCGAGCCGTCTCAACCAGATCGCCATCGGGTTCCAACTGGCGCTGTTCTGGTCCACCAGCCTTCCCTCTCGCGAGTCAAACGCCGTCGCGAGAGCTCCGGCTCGGCAAGCTACGCGAAGGCTGTCGCGCCGAAGCGGCGACGCCGCGAAGGCGGACCCCACGGCTCGGCAAGCGTGCGAGTCTTGGTCTGGCGAATCTGCGCGCCTCCCTTCTCGACCGCTCCTGAGGGCTGAGCATTCAGGCGAGTCGCCCGCGGCATCGACCTTGCC encodes the following:
- a CDS encoding ribbon-helix-helix protein, CopG family, which encodes MKTSTITIRLDDALGRELDQACARSGRTRSELARDALRRQLALLRFERLRKRTLPLAEAQGYLTDEDIFREVS
- a CDS encoding putative toxin-antitoxin system toxin component, PIN family encodes the protein MKVFFDTNVVLAAFATRGLCADLFAHVLLEHELLVGETVIRELRSKLRLKLKLSKNAISEIEALLRDQTVVKTPTEHLSLGISDPDDEWIVAEAMAGDADALVTGDAALQKLGRRAPLPIVSPRGLWETLRGAEPGG